From one Candidatus Chromulinivorax destructor genomic stretch:
- a CDS encoding PD-(D/E)XK nuclease family protein: MLNKYIMLTLLISLSNFLCTSEKSAQQIYTKKRKADTQTAIITPVDQVVLTCALKVVDNIRNKKPHTSYYNSQRSRNLYDSSSTESFKLSRSKLKDFLNCQRCFFIDRKKGTGHVPGYPFSLNSAVDALLKKEFDEYRQKQEAHPYCIDNNINAIPFQHPLLESWRNSLYEGVQAQINGTNIVLTGGIDDLWINPTTNELIVVDYKATSKKGDVSLDADWQDDYKQQIEIYQWLLRQQIGTNLDSQYTISDTAYFVYCNGDAQAEQFSNRLNFKVSLLPYKGDCSWVEPAVIAAYHCLQSEKIPASSSSCDHCKRFQAVSNHLEKEKSI, from the coding sequence ATGCTCAACAAATATATCATGCTCACACTGCTCATATCTTTATCTAATTTTTTATGCACATCAGAAAAAAGTGCGCAGCAAATCTATACCAAAAAAAGAAAAGCTGATACTCAAACTGCAATCATAACTCCTGTCGATCAAGTTGTTCTTACCTGCGCACTAAAAGTTGTCGATAACATAAGAAATAAAAAACCTCATACAAGCTATTACAACTCTCAACGATCTCGTAATCTGTATGATAGTTCATCAACAGAATCATTTAAACTCAGTCGCTCTAAGTTAAAAGATTTTTTAAATTGTCAGCGATGTTTTTTCATTGATCGAAAAAAAGGAACTGGGCATGTACCAGGCTATCCATTTAGTTTAAATAGTGCTGTTGACGCCCTTTTAAAAAAAGAATTTGATGAATATCGTCAAAAACAAGAAGCTCATCCTTATTGTATAGATAATAACATTAATGCAATTCCATTTCAGCACCCACTGCTAGAATCATGGAGAAATTCATTATATGAAGGAGTTCAAGCACAAATTAACGGAACAAATATTGTACTAACTGGTGGCATTGATGATCTGTGGATAAATCCAACAACCAATGAATTAATTGTTGTTGATTACAAAGCGACATCAAAAAAAGGAGACGTATCTCTTGATGCTGATTGGCAAGATGATTACAAACAACAAATTGAAATCTACCAATGGCTATTACGCCAACAAATTGGTACAAATTTAGATTCTCAGTATACCATTTCTGATACAGCTTATTTTGTATATTGTAATGGAGATGCGCAAGCTGAACAATTTAGCAACCGCCTTAATTTTAAAGTATCTCTTTTGCCATATAAAGGTGATTGTTCATGGGTAGAGCCGGCAGTTATAGCGGCGTATCATTGCTTACAATCAGAAAAAATTCCAGCTTCATCTTCATCGTGTGACCATTGCAAGCGATTTCAAGCAGTTAGCAACCATTTGGAAAAAGAAAAAAGCATCTAA
- a CDS encoding right-handed parallel beta-helix repeat-containing protein: MIPFFLNAFAVFLLCCSSILFAEKSPAYLSNFWSGEKEHSRMSVRHIESGGIGYDNGYTSLEAFIAPVPNPVTLMPFLDVRGHGFDNGDVAANIGVGLRKISKCRVFGFHAYYDYRNNENKNYSQMAFGVESLGKRWDFRVNAYLPTEREISPVGEFQLSGFSGNNMMLSQSYQFAMKGANANFGLHFGRNKVCDFYACAGTYFYAGKIGPHIWGGKASLMVRFNKYVTLEISNSYDKMFLNRFQVGIGFTIPFGKCADQPLVDDYRSCDSDDLLLSRMTQPIQRQEIIVIGQTPVDTVAINPATGVPFTFVFVDNMSNSLGTYESPYHSLRQAQNNSQPGDIIYVYPGDGTTKGMDAGITLQENQKFWGSGINHTLQTTQGTFTIPAQSTTAPTITNIDIDTLGDAITLSSVNNVSGFTIINAYNNAILGSNVENLTVDHCTFQGTGLYCINSTSPGQAHISVTNNTMTDNTNGSIFDFGGPSNLVISDNTMSSTTSISSFPIALAADTSSLNATITNNNISNNEIGAVQLVLNDTSLATLTIRGNTITNNNAGSAAQLGSAIVINPLSSTTGNCHISLTDNILSDNQGSALYCHTSGGFNDFQATITSNTCTNNGGGLSFANNCTTLMLTATDNIISNNSDNGIAVIGTTVTTGNITISDNQITQHTGSGCGITFAHSGTELNAIITGNNISDNRGSGILLYSSTGIENVSLNIENNMVNNNQNIGSNATGGIDIEQYTNLSMFLTNNNLSSNNTSGLYVGSTLSTPFVDLQMKGNSSDNGYTLSNPGDGEFNLAPCNVEIVNSGIITTSGTITPVQSCPDDQPCT; encoded by the coding sequence ATGATCCCTTTCTTCCTAAATGCTTTTGCTGTATTTTTACTTTGCTGCTCATCAATACTATTTGCTGAAAAATCGCCTGCTTATCTTTCTAATTTTTGGTCTGGTGAAAAAGAACATTCCCGCATGTCGGTCCGACACATCGAATCGGGTGGTATAGGTTATGATAATGGTTATACAAGTCTAGAAGCATTTATTGCTCCAGTACCAAACCCAGTCACCTTAATGCCATTTTTAGATGTACGAGGTCATGGCTTTGATAACGGAGATGTTGCTGCAAACATCGGGGTTGGGCTTAGAAAAATTTCAAAATGCAGAGTATTTGGATTTCATGCTTACTATGATTACCGAAATAATGAAAACAAAAATTATAGCCAAATGGCGTTTGGTGTTGAATCACTTGGAAAACGCTGGGATTTTAGAGTCAATGCTTACCTGCCAACTGAACGAGAAATTAGCCCTGTTGGAGAATTTCAATTGAGTGGATTTTCTGGTAATAACATGATGCTTTCTCAAAGCTATCAATTTGCGATGAAAGGTGCTAATGCCAACTTTGGTCTGCACTTTGGGCGCAATAAGGTATGTGATTTTTATGCATGTGCAGGTACTTATTTTTATGCAGGCAAAATAGGACCTCATATCTGGGGTGGAAAAGCTTCTCTTATGGTCAGATTTAATAAATATGTAACCTTAGAAATCAGCAACTCATACGATAAAATGTTCTTAAATCGATTCCAAGTCGGTATTGGTTTTACTATTCCTTTTGGCAAATGTGCAGATCAACCACTTGTTGATGATTATAGATCTTGCGACTCTGATGATCTTTTATTATCAAGAATGACACAACCTATACAGCGACAAGAAATTATTGTAATAGGACAAACACCCGTAGATACCGTTGCTATTAACCCTGCAACTGGTGTACCTTTTACTTTTGTTTTTGTCGACAACATGAGTAACTCACTTGGCACCTACGAAAGCCCTTACCATTCACTACGACAAGCACAAAATAATTCTCAACCTGGTGATATCATCTATGTGTATCCTGGCGATGGAACAACAAAAGGTATGGATGCAGGTATTACCTTACAAGAAAATCAGAAATTTTGGGGTTCTGGCATAAACCACACGCTACAAACAACGCAGGGAACCTTTACGATCCCTGCTCAAAGTACAACAGCTCCTACCATAACTAATATCGATATTGATACGCTTGGTGATGCGATCACTTTGAGTTCTGTGAACAACGTGAGTGGTTTTACTATTATAAATGCTTATAACAATGCTATCTTGGGTAGCAATGTTGAAAATCTTACAGTTGATCATTGTACGTTTCAAGGCACTGGTCTCTATTGCATAAACAGCACATCTCCAGGACAAGCTCATATAAGCGTAACAAACAACACCATGACAGATAACACCAACGGTAGCATATTTGATTTTGGTGGCCCTTCAAATCTAGTAATATCTGACAATACGATGAGTTCAACCACTTCTATAAGTTCATTTCCTATAGCTCTAGCTGCTGATACAAGTTCTTTAAATGCAACTATTACCAATAATAATATCAGTAATAATGAAATTGGTGCTGTACAGCTTGTGCTTAATGATACAAGTTTAGCTACATTAACAATACGTGGTAATACAATAACAAATAATAATGCAGGGTCAGCAGCTCAATTAGGATCAGCTATTGTTATAAATCCTTTAAGTTCAACTACAGGAAACTGCCATATATCACTGACAGATAATATTTTATCGGATAATCAAGGATCTGCACTTTATTGCCATACCAGCGGTGGATTTAATGATTTTCAGGCAACCATAACAAGTAATACATGTACGAATAATGGTGGAGGTTTAAGCTTTGCAAACAACTGTACTACATTAATGCTAACAGCAACCGACAATATTATTTCAAATAATAGCGATAATGGAATTGCTGTAATCGGAACAACGGTAACGACAGGAAATATCACCATATCTGACAACCAAATTACACAACATACAGGTTCTGGATGTGGAATTACTTTTGCTCACTCAGGCACTGAGTTGAATGCAATAATAACAGGTAATAATATCAGTGATAATAGAGGATCTGGAATCTTACTCTATTCTTCAACTGGTATTGAAAATGTAAGCTTGAATATTGAAAATAATATGGTCAACAACAATCAAAATATAGGATCAAATGCTACTGGTGGTATAGATATTGAACAATACACAAATTTATCTATGTTCTTGACCAACAATAATTTATCAAGTAATAATACAAGTGGATTATATGTAGGTTCTACACTGTCTACTCCATTTGTTGACTTACAAATGAAAGGCAACTCAAGTGATAATGGGTATACCTTATCAAATCCTGGTGATGGAGAGTTTAACTTGGCACCATGCAACGTTGAGATCGTCAATAGTGGTATAATTACGACAAGTGGAACTATAACACCAGTTCAATCGTGTCCTGATGATCAACCATGCACTTAA
- a CDS encoding DUF2207 domain-containing protein — protein MLSCRALILFLVTCTFVDAIERITSFKSDIIVHDDATLTVQECIECISENEKIVHGLVREFPTKYYDSYGIKHNVDFNIQSITHNGYLTTYTTERILNGVKIYIGDKNIKIPMGRHTYVITYKTARQLGFFMNHDELYWNVTGCGWRLPIDKAQATVFLPYNILADTISVQAYTGYDGQQGENYDYRIQGNSIDFSTINGLHPFQGLTIVVTFPKGFVKEPSWNQKIYWMLSDNIILLVIGILLLFLLYLLLLAVITLKHKNKPGLVIPLYYPPVDMTPSSIGFMTNMKFNPLLLSADIIDLAVHNFITITYNAPKLFASGTYTLKRKESLDNLRVSTKINTYHLSLLVALFGKKEKLIISKEYNPKIAKALKVCQKNIAPHHNAYITTLTVISWRSVLTCLALVGIVFLFFYDSMSLVEDIVPTIVLMFFFKIFTDGPFKIYTAAGRKKQDAIDGFKQYLMVSEVERINLIGTPPIRTPELYEKYLPYAIALGIEKQWTAQFSSLFKKIGKQGEANYMPVWYRGRMFKANHFGSNFTQGFSRAISASSTAPGKASGSNGQGRSGGGGGGGGGGGW, from the coding sequence ATGTTATCATGCCGCGCTTTAATTTTGTTTCTAGTAACTTGTACATTTGTAGATGCTATTGAGCGTATTACTTCATTTAAAAGTGATATTATTGTTCATGATGATGCAACTTTAACCGTACAAGAATGTATAGAATGTATCAGTGAAAATGAAAAAATTGTCCATGGGCTGGTGCGAGAATTTCCTACAAAATATTATGACTCATATGGAATCAAGCATAATGTTGATTTTAATATACAATCAATTACGCATAATGGTTATTTGACTACATATACTACAGAGCGAATTTTAAATGGTGTAAAGATATATATTGGAGATAAAAATATAAAAATACCGATGGGTAGGCATACGTACGTTATTACCTACAAAACAGCTCGTCAGCTTGGTTTTTTTATGAATCATGATGAGTTGTATTGGAATGTGACTGGTTGTGGATGGCGCTTGCCAATAGATAAAGCACAAGCAACTGTATTTTTACCTTATAATATTTTAGCTGACACCATAAGCGTTCAAGCATATACTGGATATGATGGGCAGCAAGGTGAAAATTATGATTATCGTATCCAAGGTAATTCTATTGATTTTTCTACGATAAATGGACTACATCCATTTCAAGGATTAACGATTGTTGTTACATTTCCTAAAGGATTTGTTAAAGAGCCGTCATGGAATCAAAAAATATATTGGATGCTGAGTGATAATATTATCTTGTTAGTAATAGGGATATTATTACTTTTTTTGTTGTACCTTTTGCTTCTAGCAGTTATTACATTAAAACATAAAAATAAGCCGGGTTTAGTCATTCCACTCTACTATCCTCCTGTAGACATGACACCTAGTAGTATTGGTTTTATGACTAACATGAAGTTTAATCCTTTATTGCTATCTGCTGATATTATTGATTTAGCGGTTCATAATTTTATTACGATTACCTATAATGCACCCAAATTATTTGCAAGCGGAACTTATACGTTAAAACGTAAAGAATCTTTAGATAATTTGCGTGTTTCTACAAAAATAAATACATATCACTTGTCATTGCTTGTAGCATTGTTTGGTAAAAAAGAAAAATTAATTATATCAAAAGAATATAATCCTAAAATTGCAAAAGCTTTAAAGGTATGCCAAAAAAATATAGCTCCGCATCATAATGCATATATTACAACGCTTACTGTTATTTCATGGAGATCTGTATTGACCTGCTTAGCCTTAGTGGGAATTGTTTTTTTATTTTTCTATGATTCGATGAGCTTGGTAGAAGACATAGTCCCAACAATTGTGCTTATGTTCTTTTTTAAAATTTTCACTGACGGTCCATTTAAAATTTATACTGCTGCAGGAAGAAAAAAACAAGATGCAATTGATGGTTTTAAACAATATCTCATGGTTTCTGAAGTTGAACGTATAAATCTTATTGGAACTCCACCAATAAGAACGCCTGAATTATATGAAAAATATTTACCTTACGCAATTGCTCTTGGAATTGAAAAACAATGGACAGCTCAGTTTTCAAGCTTATTTAAAAAAATTGGAAAGCAAGGTGAAGCAAATTATATGCCGGTTTGGTATCGTGGAAGAATGTTTAAAGCAAATCACTTTGGTTCTAATTTCACACAAGGATTTTCAAGAGCAATAAGTGCATCTTCAACAGCACCAGGAAAAGCTTCTGGATCAAATGGACAGGGAAGATCTGGAGGAGGAGGCGGTGGCGGAGGTGGTGGTGGTTGGTAA
- a CDS encoding LemA family protein, whose translation MVYLIGLGAVSFVLLVWVVTSFNRLTSSKSLAEEAWSGIDVQLKRRYDLISNLVAVVKEYTIHEKNIINDIVTARAACMGAMKIDQKEKAEGALTASLTKLFALAEQYPNLKANENFLALQKDVSSVEDELQLARRYYNGAVRNYSIARVQFPSNIIAGIFKFEPLSYFEVMQTEERNSPHIKF comes from the coding sequence ATGGTGTATTTAATTGGTTTGGGTGCGGTTTCATTTGTTTTATTAGTTTGGGTTGTTACAAGTTTTAATCGATTAACTTCTAGCAAATCATTAGCTGAAGAAGCATGGAGTGGGATTGATGTACAACTTAAGCGTCGTTATGATTTGATTTCAAATTTAGTAGCAGTTGTTAAAGAGTATACAATACATGAAAAAAATATTATTAATGATATTGTTACGGCTCGGGCAGCTTGTATGGGTGCAATGAAAATTGATCAAAAAGAAAAAGCTGAGGGAGCTCTTACAGCTTCTCTTACAAAATTATTTGCGTTAGCTGAACAGTATCCAAATCTTAAAGCAAATGAAAATTTTTTGGCATTGCAAAAAGATGTAAGTAGCGTTGAAGATGAATTACAATTAGCTCGTCGTTATTACAATGGAGCAGTTCGCAATTATAGTATTGCAAGAGTTCAGTTTCCTTCAAATATAATTGCAGGTATTTTTAAATTTGAGCCTCTTTCTTACTTTGAAGTTATGCAAACAGAAGAGCGTAACTCTCCTCATATAAAATTTTAG
- a CDS encoding MBL fold metallo-hydrolase — protein sequence MKRFYPQKKNGRFYQEDQERPRWFLSTISVFFKTLYRDYFAPIGSEAAQWIVKPSYPEQSHEPIFTWLGHSTFLIQVGGKNILTDPIFGSVSGIISRIIPHQIATNDLPRIDYVILSHNHPDHMDATSLFDIKRYNPHVKMLVPMGDKAWFDARGFIDTCEYMWWDTFEQDGLTFTFLPAKHWSQRGMFDKNKSLWGSWMIEHNGFKVYFAGDTAWSKHFKVIGHFFKSIDVAIMPIGPSEPREHMKESHVNAEEAGDGFLHLNARWFVPMHWGTFRLGMDNFKEPVYRIKAWWELNKEKCADKVLKISKVGELVHCVRQNMMYLSHLKSKQNIKSL from the coding sequence ATGAAACGTTTTTATCCTCAAAAAAAAAATGGTCGATTTTATCAAGAGGATCAAGAACGTCCTCGTTGGTTTTTATCAACAATCTCAGTTTTCTTTAAAACGCTTTATCGCGATTATTTTGCACCTATTGGAAGCGAAGCTGCCCAATGGATTGTAAAGCCATCATATCCAGAACAATCTCATGAGCCAATTTTCACATGGCTTGGACACTCAACATTTCTTATTCAAGTTGGCGGTAAAAACATTTTAACTGATCCTATCTTTGGTAGCGTATCAGGCATTATTTCAAGAATTATTCCACATCAAATTGCAACAAACGATCTTCCAAGAATTGATTATGTTATTTTATCGCACAATCATCCTGATCACATGGATGCTACCAGTTTATTTGATATTAAACGATACAATCCTCACGTTAAGATGCTTGTTCCTATGGGCGATAAAGCATGGTTTGATGCTCGCGGATTTATTGATACTTGTGAATATATGTGGTGGGATACATTTGAACAAGACGGCCTAACATTCACCTTTCTACCTGCTAAACATTGGTCTCAACGTGGTATGTTTGATAAAAACAAATCGCTCTGGGGTAGCTGGATGATCGAACATAATGGCTTTAAAGTTTATTTTGCAGGTGATACGGCCTGGAGTAAACATTTTAAAGTTATTGGTCACTTCTTTAAATCTATTGATGTTGCGATTATGCCTATCGGTCCAAGCGAACCTCGTGAACATATGAAAGAGTCTCACGTTAACGCCGAAGAAGCTGGAGATGGTTTTTTGCACCTGAACGCACGTTGGTTTGTTCCTATGCATTGGGGAACATTTCGATTAGGTATGGATAATTTTAAAGAACCTGTTTATCGTATTAAAGCGTGGTGGGAACTTAACAAAGAAAAATGTGCTGATAAAGTATTAAAAATTTCGAAAGTTGGCGAACTTGTACATTGTGTTCGTCAAAATATGATGTACCTTTCTCATCTTAAATCAAAACAAAATATCAAAAGCTTATAA
- a CDS encoding ferredoxin has translation MKKLSIEPGCITCGMCEFIAPKVFEVTDISHIKEGFDQMENNELIEQSVKECPVFVIKYEEQK, from the coding sequence ATGAAAAAACTATCGATTGAACCTGGTTGCATAACTTGCGGCATGTGTGAATTTATTGCTCCAAAAGTTTTTGAAGTAACTGATATTTCACATATAAAAGAAGGCTTTGATCAGATGGAAAATAATGAGCTTATTGAACAATCAGTTAAAGAATGCCCTGTTTTTGTAATAAAGTATGAAGAACAGAAGTAA
- a CDS encoding Dps family protein — MKQKQQEFIAGYLNKLLANTSVLLIQTLNYHWNVTGKEFHDYHLLFDKQYNELFGYLDLLAERVRVVEGVALGSMDAMIKVATLKEDKGEIPAPNQMIRRLFEQYEYQVAEYRDAIKALQADTDDFGSINMLEDLLMKHEKTVWMLRSLLDKQ; from the coding sequence ATGAAACAGAAACAACAAGAATTCATTGCTGGTTACTTAAATAAATTATTAGCAAATACATCAGTACTTTTAATTCAGACATTAAATTATCATTGGAATGTTACAGGAAAAGAATTTCACGATTATCATTTATTATTTGATAAGCAATACAATGAGTTGTTTGGTTATTTAGATCTTTTAGCAGAAAGAGTAAGAGTTGTTGAGGGTGTTGCATTAGGTTCAATGGATGCCATGATCAAAGTAGCAACATTAAAAGAAGATAAAGGTGAGATTCCTGCACCAAATCAAATGATTAGAAGATTATTTGAGCAGTATGAGTATCAAGTTGCTGAGTATCGTGATGCAATTAAAGCTTTACAAGCAGATACAGATGATTTTGGTTCGATTAACATGCTAGAAGATTTGCTTATGAAGCATGAAAAAACAGTTTGGATGTTAAGATCTTTATTGGACAAACAATAG
- the tnpA gene encoding IS200/IS605 family transposase: MLKNTYLFMYYLVWIPKYRKKILTGEVKDRLEVLFRQCAEINEWTIEELNIQEDHVHMLIGLKPSISVSRTVQFLKGGSSRFIRKEYPELEEFLWGDSFWSDGYFAETVERVSEDKIRNYIQNQ, translated from the coding sequence ATTCTAAAAAATACTTATTTATTTATGTATTATTTAGTATGGATTCCAAAATATAGAAAAAAAATTTTGACAGGCGAAGTAAAAGATCGACTGGAAGTGTTGTTTCGTCAATGTGCAGAAATAAATGAATGGACAATAGAAGAGTTAAATATTCAAGAAGATCATGTGCATATGCTGATAGGTTTAAAGCCAAGTATAAGTGTAAGTAGAACCGTCCAATTTTTAAAAGGGGGCTCTAGTAGATTTATTAGAAAGGAATATCCAGAATTAGAAGAATTTCTTTGGGGAGATAGTTTTTGGAGCGATGGATATTTTGCTGAAACGGTTGAAAGAGTTAGTGAAGATAAAATTCGTAACTATATCCAAAATCAATAA
- a CDS encoding transposase codes for MKNPLYLLEFGPVIEQVLEQISVQERLEKIIHEYAQASGLEIDSCDILTDYIAVTFYLHEAVDVDAVIINLKKHSSEELVKELPEFKKFIVHDSLWEYGYNIETL; via the coding sequence ATGAAAAACCCATTGTATTTACTAGAGTTTGGCCCAGTTATTGAACAAGTTTTAGAGCAAATTTCAGTACAAGAGCGACTCGAAAAAATTATACATGAGTACGCACAAGCATCTGGATTAGAAATTGATTCATGTGATATATTAACAGATTACATTGCAGTGACATTTTACTTGCATGAAGCAGTTGATGTTGATGCTGTTATTATTAACTTAAAAAAACATAGCAGTGAAGAGCTGGTTAAAGAGCTCCCAGAATTTAAAAAATTCATTGTTCATGATAGTTTATGGGAATATGGTTATAACATTGAAACTTTGTAA
- a CDS encoding ankyrin repeat domain-containing protein produces MKNIKKFVLLFVVFFPFITVCMQDCTHNQTGADVLQKDFMVCKELWSDFQRDFDFLHEHRLVDIHEQKNCFHNFLQDAFEKNSQEDEVDIGRVHIDILDFLWNCVKIPFYNVLNEESKKQTTEIDKIDDPVFLYVMHHSKSYFSLRIKEIINILDNDLCPPPLIMASCLGNIEMVKLLHDFGADVTIITAKQEIPFFCAIKNNRVEVAKFLIDHGSDINAIHPFHGLTALQFAIIKNSCFSLKNSVSDMLSMLLKKGADVNKQSAYNQSPLHYAVLHHHPEVVQLLIDEGANLEALSGNEITPIQLFQEIENIVAGALPKLYLCMQLEEIIASIIFILKELRKDPSFDYSQLQKTNIVSLKYLIYLLESFDNQHNSQIFPFAHDNNLQVALYNEIKQNFESILQQELQSEQNKQKIEILATDTIVKKTCAVIQQLFQSFKHHAEAKILKILLQNKQIIEMLVTAEIAKKACVIIQELSQQFQFHEEDEFFKNSFALNNESILEISRLRYIFNKERKKYISAQRYKHFENQLKKDWR; encoded by the coding sequence ATGAAAAATATTAAAAAATTTGTGCTGTTATTTGTTGTTTTTTTTCCATTCATAACAGTATGTATGCAAGATTGTACTCATAATCAAACGGGTGCAGACGTTTTACAAAAAGATTTTATGGTATGCAAAGAATTATGGTCAGATTTTCAAAGGGATTTTGATTTTTTGCATGAACATAGGCTTGTAGATATTCATGAGCAAAAAAATTGTTTTCATAATTTTTTACAAGATGCATTTGAAAAAAATAGCCAAGAAGATGAAGTAGATATTGGTAGAGTGCATATAGATATATTAGATTTTTTATGGAATTGTGTAAAAATTCCTTTTTATAATGTTCTTAATGAAGAGTCAAAAAAACAAACAACTGAGATAGATAAGATTGATGATCCGGTATTTTTATATGTTATGCATCATAGTAAATCATACTTCTCATTACGAATTAAAGAGATTATTAATATATTAGATAATGATCTTTGTCCTCCACCTTTAATTATGGCAAGTTGTCTTGGAAACATAGAAATGGTCAAATTATTACATGATTTTGGTGCAGATGTTACTATTATAACAGCTAAACAGGAGATACCATTTTTTTGCGCAATTAAAAATAATCGTGTAGAGGTTGCAAAATTTTTAATAGATCATGGATCAGATATAAATGCAATTCATCCTTTTCATGGGTTGACTGCATTGCAGTTTGCAATCATAAAAAATTCCTGTTTTTCTTTAAAAAACAGTGTAAGCGATATGCTGAGCATGTTGCTGAAAAAAGGAGCTGATGTTAATAAACAGAGTGCATATAACCAAAGCCCTTTGCACTATGCTGTTTTGCATCATCATCCTGAAGTTGTTCAGCTTTTGATTGATGAAGGTGCAAATTTAGAAGCTTTATCAGGTAATGAAATAACTCCTATTCAGTTATTTCAGGAAATTGAAAATATTGTTGCTGGAGCTTTGCCTAAATTGTATCTGTGTATGCAGCTTGAAGAGATAATAGCTTCTATTATTTTTATTTTGAAAGAATTACGGAAAGATCCGTCTTTTGATTATTCTCAGTTACAAAAAACAAATATTGTAAGTCTTAAGTATCTGATCTATTTATTAGAATCATTTGATAATCAACATAATTCACAGATTTTTCCATTTGCTCATGATAATAATCTGCAAGTTGCATTATATAATGAAATTAAGCAAAATTTTGAAAGTATATTGCAGCAAGAGTTACAATCTGAACAAAATAAACAAAAAATAGAAATATTAGCAACAGATACAATTGTAAAAAAAACATGTGCAGTAATACAACAACTATTTCAGTCTTTCAAGCATCATGCAGAAGCAAAAATTCTCAAAATTTTATTACAAAATAAACAAATAATAGAAATGTTAGTAACGGCTGAAATTGCAAAAAAAGCATGTGTAATAATACAAGAACTATCTCAGCAATTTCAGTTTCATGAAGAAGACGAATTTTTTAAAAATTCATTTGCATTAAATAATGAATCAATTTTAGAAATATCTCGACTTCGTTATATTTTTAATAAGGAAAGAAAAAAATATATAAGTGCTCAAAGATATAAACATTTTGAAAATCAGCTTAAAAAAGATTGGCGATGA
- a CDS encoding M23 family metallopeptidase, whose product MNKFKYNFFTILVYFAVSTNLRADKLCIPDKSIIRQQERYVSLLAPYVQEKINFSFPVKQCECWVSSLYGKRGTGFHAGVDFAALKGTDVVAAADGYIMKAEKSNAKNGYGNMILIEHEHKKHTYQTRYAHLDTIEKKIYNQVQSGKKVAVKRNEKIGTVGATGHVIAKHSTSDPSHLHFEIYKDGKRIDPLLYLFASQTLRTKNRS is encoded by the coding sequence ATGAACAAATTTAAATACAATTTTTTTACAATATTAGTATATTTTGCAGTATCAACTAACTTACGAGCTGACAAATTATGTATACCAGACAAATCAATTATTCGACAACAAGAACGATACGTATCATTACTTGCTCCATACGTACAAGAAAAAATAAATTTTTCTTTTCCTGTAAAGCAATGTGAATGCTGGGTAAGCTCCTTGTATGGTAAACGAGGAACAGGTTTTCATGCAGGTGTAGATTTTGCAGCGCTCAAAGGAACTGATGTTGTTGCAGCAGCAGATGGATATATCATGAAAGCTGAAAAAAGTAATGCTAAAAACGGCTATGGAAACATGATTCTTATTGAACATGAACATAAAAAACATACGTATCAAACACGATACGCTCACCTTGATACCATTGAAAAAAAAATATACAATCAAGTTCAATCCGGAAAAAAAGTTGCAGTAAAACGTAATGAAAAAATCGGCACAGTCGGTGCTACAGGCCATGTTATTGCAAAACATAGTACAAGTGATCCATCTCATTTGCATTTTGAAATATATAAAGATGGAAAAAGAATAGATCCTTTACTCTACCTATTTGCATCGCAAACTCTGCGTACAAAAAATAGATCTTAA